The stretch of DNA AACCCCGCAAACTTCGCAATCAACTTCTTATGCCCATACCCCGGAAAATTCACCGTCAGCTTCGCATCTTCCCCTTCACCTTCTACTTTGACGATCAAGCCCTGCCCGTATTTCGCATGGCGCACGCGTTGATTGGCGCGGAAGTTGGAAGTGCTCTTGCGCGCTTCCGGCTGGCTGGCTTTGGATTCAAAGGCCGAGGCGTCAACCTGCTTGCCTTGCTTGGCGAAGAACTCTTTGACGCCTTCGGTGTTGTTGTAGGTCTTCCCCTGGAAATTGCTCGTAGGTTTTGGCGGCGCATTGTAAGCCTTTGGGTACGGGGTGGCTGTCAATGAGCGTCCGTGGGCTTTGTCCGGCAACGCGCCATACTTGCCGCCCGTGCGCAACCAGCTTGAACCTTGCGAGAGGTCTTCGAGCAATTCGCGCGGGAATTCGTTGAGGAAGCGTGAGGGTTCGGACGGCATCTCTTCGCCGTAGACGCGCCGCTTCATCGCGTGCGTCAGGTACAGATATTTCTCGGCGCGGGTGATGGCGACGTAAGCCAGGCGGCGTTCCTCTTCGAGTTCGGCCTGGTTGTCGCGGGCGCGCGAGTGCGGGAAGAGGTTTTCTTCCAGTCCGGCAATAAACACCAGCGGAAATTCGAGGCCCTTGGCGGCGTGGATGGTCATCAGGGTGACTTGGGCTTCGGATTTGATCTGGTCGGTGTCGGCGACCAGCGCGGCGTGATCCAGAAAGTCGCGCAGCGTTTCGCCTTGCGTATTCGATTCGGCGGCGGCGTTGACCAATTCTTCCAGGTTGAGCAGCCGCGCTTCGGCTTCGTCGCTGCCGTCCTCTTTCAGCGCGCGTTCGTAACCGGTGTCAATCACGGCGGCTTTGACGATCTCGGTCAGGTCGGGTTCGGTCTGCGCCTTGGCAATCAGCGTGGTGACGATGTCGCGGAAGGATTTCAGCGCGTTGGTGGTGCGCGCTGGCAACAGGTTCTGTTCGACGATCAGGCCGATGGTTTCCCAATGCGGGACGCCGAAATCTTTGGCGCGGCGTTCGATGTCATCGAGCGTCGTTTTGCCGATGCCGCGCGCGGGCGTGTTGATGACGCGTTGCAGGGCGATGGAATCGTTCGGATTCAGGGCCAGTTTCAAATAGGCGATCACGTCTTTGACTTCGGCGCGTTCGTAAAAGCTGAAGCCCCCGACCAGGTTGTAACGCAAACCGGCGCGGCGGCAGGCCTCTTCAAACTGGCGCGATTGCGCGTTGGTGCGATAGAGGACGGCGGCGCGCAGCTTGGGGTCGCGCAACAGGTGATCTGAAATCTTGCCGACGACAAAGCGCGCCTCCTGATCGGCGTCGTACAGTTGGGCGTAACGCACTTTCTCGCCGGTCTCTTTATTCGGGCGCAGTACCTTGTCGAAACGTTGCGTGTTATTGGCGATGACCTTGTTCGCGGCGGCCAGGATGGTGCCGGTCGAACGGTAATTGTCTTCGAGCTTGATGGTCTTGGTGCCGGGAAAGTCGCGCTCGAAATTGAGGATGATGTTGAAATCGGAGCCGCGAAACTTGTAGATGGATTGCGATTCGTCGCCGACCACGCAATAGCTGCGATTGCGCCAGAAATCATCGGGCTTGCGGTCGTGCAGCAGCGCGTGATTGCCCTCGACCAGCAGTCGCGTCAGCGTGTACTGAATGCCGTTCGTGTCCTGAAACTCATCCACCATCACGTGGCGGAATTTGTTGTGGTAATAGCCGCGTACCTGTTCGGAATGCCGCAGCAATTGCACCGCGCGAATCAGCAGGTCGTCGAAATCCAGCGCGTTCGATGACGCCAGCCGCTGTTCGTAAAGCGCATAGACGCGCGCGATCATGCGCTCCTTTTCATCGCGGACTTCGGCGCGCCGGGCATATTCGTCGGGGTCTTCGCTGCGGTTTTTGGCCGCGCTGATGGCGCTGCTGGCCTGGCGCGGCGTCAACACCTTGTCGTCAAAGCCGCAATCGCGGATGCACTGTTTCAACAGCCGCTGTTGATCGTCGCTGTCATAAATCGTGAACGAGCGCGTGTAGCCTTTTTCCAGCTTGTCAATGTCGCGCCGCAGGATGCGCACGCAGAGCGCGTGAAAGGTCGAGAGCAGCGGCGAACTGGTTTTCGGCCCGTCGCCCAACAGTTTCTCTACGCGCTCTTTCATCTCGCCGGCGGCCTTGTTGGTGAAGGTCACGGCCAGGACGTTTTCGGCCCGCACGCCGCAATCGGCCACCAGGTGCGCGATGCGAAAGGTGATGACGCGCGTCTTGCCGCTGCCCGCGCCCGCCAGCAAAAGCATCGGGCCGTCCACCGTCGTGACGGCTTCGCGCTGTTGGGCGTTGAGACCGGCGAGGTAATCCTGCTTCACTTTTGGTTTCGGCGGCGCGGCGGCTGGCGCTTCCCAATCCGTGGGAAAGTCGGGCGGCGCTTCAGCAAAATCCGCCGGAAAGTCGGCGGGGAAATCGGGCGGCGCGTCGTTGAGCCAGGCAGGCGATTCATCCGCCGCAGGCATGTCGAAAAAAGACGCCGGCGTGGCGATGACCGGCGGGGTAAAAACCTTAGGCGTGGGTTTCGCTTTCGGTTTTACCGGCGGCGCGCTGGGGGTGTTTGCGTCTTCGTCACCCGCCGGTAGTTCGCCGTTCGTGAGCGCCTGCAATTTGTCGAAGAGAGGATGATTCACTGCTGCTTTCCTTTTTTCCTGCTTGCTGGCGGTGTCTTGGCACTCTTGTAATCCGACCCGCTCACTTGCGGATCGTCAAACGCCTTCATCACCGGCGGCAACTCCGGTTCGGGCCGCATTTGACCGCCCTTGCTGATCGCCCAACGCTGCAACCACGAGATGCCAACCGGGCCGGTGTAAGTGTCGGGCAAGCTGTACGCCTTGTCCGTCAACGCTTCTTCCAGCGAGATGAATTGATAGCCACGCCGTTTGAGCAGCGCGACGACCGCGCCGAAATGTTCGGCGTTCAGGGCATTGGCATGCACCAGCAAGGTCTGCTTGATCTCGTAACCCAAAGTATCACGCGACAGCCGTTCATAAAACGCGAAGACCTCTTCCATATATGGCACATAAGCGGCGGCGATTTTTTTCATCGTCGCCGCATCGCCGCGCTGCCGCGCCTTGGCGTATTCGCTGGCGAAGAGCCATTCGGAATTATCAATCGTCACCGGCGCAACGGTGTAGCCGTGGCTGGCGAGGAATTTTTCAAAGGCCTCTTTCGCCGCCAGGTCTTTGCCGGTGTTCAGCGTCGGGTGGCGAAAGTAACGCATCGTCTTGCCGCGTTCGGCCAACAGGCGTTTGGTGACGGCCTCGCCGCGCAAGGTGTCGGCCTGCATCTGCTCAAGCGTGGCGCTGTAATAGCGCAGGTGCGAATAGCTGTGATTGCCCAAATCCAGCCCCGCGTCCAGCCACAGTTTCAACAGCCCCGTGCGCGCCGCAAGCTCGCCGTCGTTGTTGACGTGCAGCTTGCCTTCGTTGACGAAGCCAATGGCGGGGATGCGATTGGCGGTGAGCGTTTGCAAGAGCTTTGCGGTCAGCGCGCGCGCCGTCACTAGGTCGGCTTGTTGCTGCAACGGCAGGTCGTCAATGGTGACGGCGACGTAACGGGGCGGCACCGTCAACGCCTGCGTCCTTTGATCGGCAACAAAAATGGCGGCGAGCAACCCGGCTGCTGCCGCCGTGAGTAACAATCGTTTTGTCATTTGCGGTTCCTCTTCAGGCGGCCTGAAGCAGATGTGGTTGGGGTAACGGTTTGCCATCCTCGCGATAAGTCTCAATCAACAGTTCCAGGACTTCTTCGCCATTCCGCACTGCTTCTTTGTATGTATCACCGTGCGTACGGCAGTTGGCGAACTCAGGCAAAGTAACGATGTACGCCTGATCCTCATCAGACCATTGAATCAACATGCTGTACCGACTCATTTGTTTTGCTCCTTTGCTGCCTGCACGGCTTCCTTTACTTCGCGCTCCTGGTACGGCTTGGCATCCGCCCCGTCTTTGCCTGACAAAACCACGATATTGGGCACGGTTGGATGATCCCAGACGGTGTGGCTGCCTTTGCCCGAACGCCGAACGAATCCGGCCCGTTGCAACAACGCCTTCAATTCTCGCAGCTTCTTCGGCATAAGCCTGAACTCATTGGCAGGTTAATCCGCAATCAGCATCTTCGCAATCGTCTGCTTCTGCATATTCGACGTGCCCTCATAAATCTGCCCGATCTTGCAATCGCGGAAGTATTTCTCGACCGGGTAATCTTTGACGTAGCCATACCCGCCATACAAATTCACCGCCGTCGAAGCGATCTTCTCCGCCACTTCGGACGCAAAGAGCTTCGCCATCGCGGCCTCTTTGATAAACGGCAGCTTGGCGTCTTTGAGCCGCGCCGCGTTGTAAACCATCAAGCGCGCGGCCTCCAACTGCACGGCCATTTCGGAAAGCTGGAACTGCACGCCCTGAAAATCGGCGATGCGCTGGCCGAACTGTTTGCGCTCTTTGACGTAGGCCAACGCGCATTCATACGCGCCCTGCGCCAGGCCGACCATCTGCGCGCCGATGCCGATGCGGCCTTCGTTGAGCGTCTCGATGGCGATCTTGTAGCCCTTGCCCACCTCGCCCAGCACGTTCGCCGTGGGCACGACGCAGTTGTCGAAGAGCAGTTCGCAGGTGGACGACGCACGGATGCCCAGCTTGTCTTCTTTCTTGCCGACGGTGAAACCTGCGTAATCGCGTTCGACCACAAAGGCCGTGATGCCCTTGTAGCCTTTGCTCGGATCGAGGTTGGCGAAGACGATGAAGATGCCGGCCTCGTTGCCGTTGGTGATCCACAGCTTGCGCCCGTTGAGCAGGTAATGATCGCCCTTGTCCTCCGCGCGCGTTTGCAGGGCGAAGGCGTCGGAACCGGAACCGGCTTCGCTCAGACAGTACGCGCCCACCGTGTCGGTCGCCAGACGCGTGACGAATTTCTTGCGCAAGGCCTCGTTGCCGTAAGTCAAAAAGGCATTGATCGTCAACGTGTTGTTCACGTCCACGCAAACGCTCAAGCTGGCATCCACGCGCGCCAACTCTTCGATCGCCAGACAGGCCATGAAAAACGTGCCGCCCTGGCCGCCGTACTCCTCGCCCGGTTCGATGCCCATCAAACCGAGATCAAAACATTTCTGAATGATTTCGGGTTTGAGCTTCTGCTGCTCGTCCATCTCGCGCACGTAGGGCTTGACCTCGGCTTCGGCAAAGGCGCGCACGCTGGCGGCGAACATCTGCTCTTCTTCGGTCAGGACGGAGAGCGGTTGCGGGACGAGTTTCGGGCTTTCTGCGGTTTGTGCTGGTGCCATGAATGACGCTCCTTGTGCTTCGGTGAAGCGGATGAATGAAAAACTGAATGGTGATTCAGGCGGCATCTTAGCGCACGGTTTGGAGCTTTGCCAAAACCTCCTTTCCAGGTGGCAAGGTGCGGCGTAGAATGCGCGGCGGCACGCGCCATTCACTTTCCGATAAATCAGTTTTAACTCTTTTGCCCGCTGAAGAAGAAAGGAATTTTGCCATGTCCAACGCCACTTCACTGCGCAACCGTTGGTGCCTCTTGTTTGTCAGCTTGCTGCTTGCCACCGTAGCTGTTTCAGCGCAAGCCGTTGACCGCGCTAAGCTGTTGCAAGAAATCATCGAGTTGAATTCACGAATTAAAGCCACAACCGACCCAGCCGCCGTCAAAGAGTTGACGGCGCAAGTGCTCCCCAAAGAAAGCCTATTTCTCGCCCCCGCACCAGAAGACCTAGCGCAGTTTTCTACGTTCCTACAACAACCTTATACCGGCATCGTGCGCCTGATGCCGCGCGAGCAATTCGACGGCGTATTGCTAACGCGTGGCGGCGGCTCATATTACTCGTTTGCCAGTCTGGTTCATCAATATGGCTACGGTTCGGATTTGAATTTCTCGGTAAACAATTTCTTGGTCGGCTTTGCTGGCGCAGATTTTGGGATGATCCTGACGCTGGGAAGTGCGGCGGTGGAAACCGTTACGACAGACACGCCTGGGATTAAGTACCTCGCCACCTACACGCCGCCGTTAGATCAAGCCAGTGCGAATGCGGAATATCAACGTGTGCGCGGTTTTTCGGAGGGTGGCTTCAATTATGCTAGCCGCCTCACAGCCACCCTCGGACAAACCTACGTGGTGCGCTCAATTGGTTATCGCGCTGCGGATGTACTGGTGGCCTTCCGGCCTTTCCGCCGTGATACGGATGGCAGCTTGTTGCTGCAATGGAAGTTGTTGAAACGTTATCCGTCACCAAACCTGAATGGTGGTGTGATCGCCAACGTTTCTGCCGCGAGTTTTGCGCATACCAGTTTTGCGCCCGGCAGTATTGTTTCGCTATTTGGCAAAGAGTTGACCGATGGCGTCTATTCCGTCGAAACCACCGCCTTGCCTCAATCCTTTGGTCAAACCCGAGTCAACGTGCAAGACAACTCGTTGAACCGCCGCAGTGGTTTGTTCGCTGGCACACCTGATCAAATCAATTTCCTGATCCCACCTGAAACTGCTGAAGGCTACGGATTGATTTTCGTCACAACGCCTTCTGGCAATTTGTATGGAGAGCTTGTTAACATCACCAAGGTTGCGCCGGGTCTCTTCAGCGCCAACGCCAATGGCAGCGGAGTCGCCGCCGCTGTCGCCCTGCGCGTCAACGGCAACCGACAAACTTACGAGCCAGTCGCGCGTTTCGACAACGCCTTGAAACAATTCGTCGCCACGCCGATTGATCTCGGCACTGACAACGAGCAAGTCGTGCTGTTGTTATTCGGCACTGGTGTGCGGGGACGCACGGCGCTCGAAACCGTCAACGCCAAAGTTGGCGGCGTGGACGCGCCTGTGCTGTATGCGGGCGAACAAGGCGCGCCAGGGCTGGATCAAATCAATGTTTTATTGCCGCGCGCGCTGGCTGGGCGCGGCGAGGTCGAGATTGTGCTAACCGTGGATGGCAAAACCGCAAACGCCGTCCGCCTCAACATCAAGTGAGAACCCAACGATGACCAACCATACTAATCGGCGCGAATTCCTGAAAACATCCGCACTGGGCGCAGCCGCAACGCTGCTCCCCAACGAAACACTGCTGGCGGCACCCGCGCAAAGCCAGCTCAAAAAATCGGTACTCATCGGCATGCTGCCCAAGACGCTGAGCTACCTCGACCGTTTCAAACTAGCGCTGGACACCGGCTTTGAAGGCATCGAGATGCAAACCGTCAGCGATCCCAAAGAAGCCGACGAGATCAAAGCGGCTTCCGACAAGGCCAAGCTGCGCATTCATTCGGTGATGAACATGGGCCATTGGGAATGGCCGTTTTCCAGCGCCAACCCGGCGGACATCAAACGCGGCCACGAACGGATGGAGACTTCGTTGCGCAACGCCAAGCTCTGGGGCGCGGACTGTGTCCTGCTAGTCCCGGCGGTCGTCAAACCCAACGTCACCATCCTCGAAGCCTGGCAACGGTCGCAGCCTGAAATCCGCAAGCTCCTTCCACTGGCGAAAGAGTTGGGTGTGGTGATTGGCATTGAACCTGTTTGGAATAAGTTCCTGCTGACGCCCTACGACACGGCCAAATATGTGGACGAATTCAAAAGCCCCTGGGTCAAAGCCTATTTTGATGTCGGCAACGTGGTGATGTACGGCTTCCCGCAGGAGTGGATTCGCGCGCTGGGCAAGCGCATCGCGCGCTTTCACATCAAGGACTTCAAATACGAGACGCGCCAGTGGGTGCCGCTGCGCGAGGGCAGCATTGATTGGAAAGAGGTGCGCAAGGCCATCGGCGAGATCGGCTACAACGGCTGGGTCACGACCGAGGTGGGTAAGGCGAGCGAAGCCGAAAAACAAATGAGCGACGAGGCTTGGTTGCGCGAGGTGAGCAAGCGCGTGGATTTGATCTTCGCCGGGGCGTAAGGCTGGTGCGCAAAGCATCTCCCCACGAAGCCACACGAAGCAGCCACGAAGCAAACCTAACGTTGTGTGTTCCCTTCGTGCCTGCTTCGTGTGGCTTCGTGCGAGTTCATTTCAAGCAGATAAAATTGAACCACGCCCGTGCAGACTGCGTTGGTCTGCACGGGCGCGGTTTGTTTTATCCCAGCAAAGCGTTATTTCAATAGTTGATCCAGCTCTTTCATCACCGCGCCGTAAGCTTCGCCCTGATCGGGGTCAAAGCCGACGTGTTTGCGCACGACCCGGCCATCCTTGCCCAAAATGACAATCGTCGGCAGCGCATCAACGCCATAGGCGCGATAGGCGGCCTGTTCAGGATCGCGCAATACCGGCGCATGCAAGCCGCGCTTGTCGGCAAACGCCGCCAAATCGGCATCGGTCATGAAATTCTTGCCGCCCGCTTTGGCGCTGTTGACGCTGACCCAGTAAATCTGCACGCCGCGTGGCGCGTAACGGTCAGCCAGTTTTTGCAAGGCGGGCAATTCCTTCGCCGCCAACGGCACCCAGGTCGCGCCAAACGAGAGCACGACGACCTTGCCCCGCAGTTCAGGCACACCGACGGTCTTGCCATCCACCGTTTGAAACGTTGGCTCTTGCGCCCGCGCTGTCAGGGCGGCCAAGAATACGGTGCAGATCAGCGCCATCAGCATTTGCGATTTCTTTTGAATCATCGTTACCAACTTTTGGTCCAACTTTTGGTTCAGCTTTCAGTTTCACCTTGCGGAAATACGCGGCTCAGATGCGAAGGCTGCGTTTAACGTTGGGAAGCCTGCAAAAAGATTCTGGGTCGCGGCGGGTTCGGCTGTCAAATCCCGGCGCTTCGCCCACCGCGCGTTATTACAAAGGTCACAGCCACGCCACAGGCCGATGCTATAATGCGCCCGTGACCAGGGGATTCAATACTTCACAGGTACGGCAACCACAACCACTCAATCAGCCGTTGGGTGAGCCTATCACCGACCTCCCACGTTATGACGCCACGACCGCGCTTTCACAGCCGGGCCGCACGCTACCGGATGCGCCGCTGTTGGGCGGGCTGACGCTCGATCATTACCGCATCGTCAAGCTGTTGGGCAAAGGCGGCATGGGCGAAGTTTATCTGGCTCAGGACACGCGGCTGGGGCATGAAGTCGCCATCAAAGTGTTGCCCGCCGCACTGGCGCAAGACCCCGAACGCATTCAGCGTTTCGAGCGCGAAGCGCGCTTGCTGGCGCGTTTGCATCACCCGCACATCGCCACGATTCACTTGCTGGGGCAAAGCGGCGCGGTGCGTTATCTGGTGTTGGAATACGTGCCGGGCGCGACACTCAGCGAACGTTTAGAAGATGGCAAATTGACCGCCCGCGAAGCGTTGCCGTTGCTGCGCCAGCTTGCCAGCGCGCTCGCTCACGCGCATACACAGCCAGAGCCGATCATTCACCGCGACCTCAAACCCGACAACCTCAAACTCACCGCGAGCGGCGAAATCAAGGTGCTCGATTTTGGCTTGGCCAAAGCCGTCCGTTCGGATTTCGCCACGGCAGAAACCGCCGATTCAACGCCTCTGCCAGTGGAAACCTTTTCGACGACGCACCACGTCATTCAAGGCACCGTGCCGTATATGAGTCCTGAACAGACGTTGGGACAGCGTCAGGATCAGCGCACCGATTGGTGGGCGTTCGGCTGCATCGGGTTTGAGTTGCTCACCGGGCAGCGGCCCTTCCACAGTCTATCGCTCGACGGCATGTTGAAAGCCATCAATCAAGACGAACCGGTGTGGGATCGTTTGCCGCGCGAGACGCCGCCCGCCTTGCGCCGGTTGTTGCAGCAATGTTTGCAAAAAGAACCGCAACAACGACTGGCCAATGCTGTTGAAGCCGAACGCTGGCTAGAGCAGGCTGCGACGGAGTTGCGCAAACGCAAATTGGGTGTACCTGGCTTTTGGTCGAAAGCTATGTTGGCGGGCGCGTTGACAATCCTGGCGGGCGTTGTTGTCAGCTTGACGCCGCTGCGCGAAACGGCGCGACAATTCTTTGCGCCATCCGCGCCCGCGCCCGCGCCACGGGCAGTGACGAAACCGCATCTGGCCGTGCTGCCATTTCGCGCAGGTCAGCCCGCCGATGCCCGGCTTGGCGCGGGTTTGAGCCAAATGCTACGCGACAGTTTGGCGGGTTCGGCCGAACTCGTAGTCCTGCCGTTCGCTGACGCTACACAAACAGAAGCACAACCCGCCCCTGCCGATTTACTGCACAACTTCGGCGCGCAATTCCTGCTGGAAGGCGAAGTCACCCCCACTTCGGCTGAAACGCTGGACGTCAAGTTGCGCTTGCACAAAGCCCAACAACCAACCCTCAGCGATTCCGTCACCGGCAATCGCGCCGATTTCACCGCACTACAAACAGCGCTGCTGGAAAAGGTTCAAGCCCTATTGGCGCTCAAACCGTCGCTGCCCCCGTTCACGCGCTGGTTCAAACAGTCGGCGGCGCAAGCGCAATACCTGGAAGCGCTCGCCTATTTGCAAAGCGATCTAACGAACGCGACGGTCGAACAGCCGATCCAACTATTAACCAAACTGACCGTTAGTGAACCGGAAGCGACGCGCGCCTGGGCGGCGTTAGCGCAAGCCTATTTGCGCAAAGGACAACTGACCAATCAACCGCGTTGGCTTAAAGAGGCGGAAAGCGCTTCGACCAAAGCCTTGGCGCGCGAACCCAATTCATCGGAAGCGCAACTCACGCGCGGGTACGTATTGTCCGCACTTGGCAACTATGAAGAAGCGGCCAAAGCTTTTCTACAGGTCTTGAACCAGCGCCCGAACGAGTTGGAAGCCAGACTGGGCTTGGCCGGCGTTTTTGAAGACAAACCAGACGCGCTGCAAGCCGAGACTTGGTATAAACAGGCGGCTACGCTTTGGCCGAATTACTGGGCCTGTTATAACGAACTCGGCGCGTTTTATGCCGAGCAGGGCCGCTATGCCGAAGCCCATGTGGCGCTTGGGCGCGTGTTGCAACTTGATCCGAAAAACTTAAGCGCCCGCATCAACACAGGCAATGCGCTGCTGAAGCTGGGCAAGCTTCCCGAGGCAGAGCAGACCTATCGCACTTTGCTGACCGAGTTGAAGCAGTCAGGCACGCAAACCGATGGTGAAGATGCACTCTTGGGCTTGGGCACGGCGCTTTTTCTGCAAGATCGCTGGCAGGACGCAGCCGAGCAATTTCGCCTGGCGCTCGCGCTCAATCCCAATTCGCCGACTGCACACGCCAATTTGGGCGACGCATTGAGCCGCATGGCTGGCAACGAACGGGAGGCTTTGGCCGCCTATTCGCAAACCATCGCGCTTTATCAACGGAGCCAGCTTGGGCCGAAAGGCTACGGGCGGCTGGCTGAAGTGTTCGCCAAGCGCAGCCGCGTGCAGCTTTATGAACAAGCGGCGCAAGCTGACCGGCAGCGGGCGCGCGACACTGTACAGCACGCCTTGCAAACGAAGCCCGAAAAGTTGGCGGTGCTGTACAGCGCCGTGCTCGTCCACGTGTTGTGCGGGCAAACCGAGCAGGCGCTGGATGCGCTCGAATTGGCGCGCCAACGCGGCTATGGGCTGGATGACTTTCGCTTTGATCCGTGGTTGGCAGAGTTGCGTCAGCAACCGCGCTATCACGAGATCGTTTCGCATTGAACTGCCGTCAGACACCAACACCGCTAAGGAGCAAAGATGGAAAGAGTCGTCAACATCACCCTGTATAAAGATTCTGTCGGTGCGTATTCGCTGGGGGTCTTCCCCTTGACTACAACGGTGGCGCCCCTGGATGACGAAGGCGCCCCCGTCAGCCTGCGCTGGATTTTGCGTGAGAACCCAGAAAATCCAGGCTTGCCCGATGCCCCCAACGCGCGCCGCTTGACCGTCAGTTTCAGTCAGACGCCGACGCCTTTTTCAGTGGTCGCGCCTGGCGAACCGCCGCCGCCGGAAGAACGTTATTCCGCGCCCGCCAATTTTGATGGGGCCGAAGTCGTGACGCCGCCCGTGCGGGATTTAGACGACGACGAAAAAGCCATCCGCCTGTTCAAATACACGATTCTGGTCGAGACGAATGACAACCAGGAACTGGTCGTGGATCCGCACGTGCGCTGGCGGCGGCGCAAAATCAGCCGCGACACCCTGCTGCAAGATTAACGCTGCAAGCTTAACCAACGTCCAAGGAGCCAAGCACAATGGAACCCGATACCGCCCACACCGAAGATCAGACGGAACGTTTGCGCAACCAATTGCTGGGTCTGCCATACGATCAATTCCAACAATTGCTCTATCACGCTCCGGTGCGCCCGCCCGCCCAACCAGTCACCATTGCCGTCAAACGCGACAAACGCGGCGTGCCGACGGGGCTGGTGATCAAAGGCGATGGCCTACAGCTTACGCCCCAGGAACAAATCGTTTGGACTTGCGCCGACGGCAAGCTCGAAATCCGGTTCAGCCCCGCGGCCACACCGTTTCTGGGCGCTGAATACGAAGCCCCGCGCGCCGCATGGCTCTATTCCGGCACGCCGCGCGCCAATCCCAGCAAGCCGCTCCGCTTTACCTATCGCATTCTGGTCACCACGCCGGACGGGTTCCTATTCGATCAACCCGCGACGCTCGCTGTCGTCAAAGCCCCTCCGGCGCCCACTACAGCGCCAGCAAAAAGCCGCCGCCGCAAGTGAACACTCACGGCGGTGGCGCTGAATTAGTCATTGATGTTACGCAGTCGAATTGAAATAGAGTGAATTGACAGCCTTTCTGCGCCGGAGGCGCGCAGGATATTAGCCGGTGGTTCCGCTCGCGCTGCACCACCGGCAGAGCGCACAAAGATTTCAGCGCGCTCTGCCGGAGACCGCTTAAAAAGTATTTGCGAGACAAGCTTCCGCAGGTCGCGCCAGCCGCAGCTTAAGCGGGCTGTGCAACGGGCGCAGCCGTTAAGAGGCGGACGATTCGTTTGCAGTTGACCGCGATGCCGAGC from Acidobacteriota bacterium encodes:
- a CDS encoding protein kinase — its product is MGEPITDLPRYDATTALSQPGRTLPDAPLLGGLTLDHYRIVKLLGKGGMGEVYLAQDTRLGHEVAIKVLPAALAQDPERIQRFEREARLLARLHHPHIATIHLLGQSGAVRYLVLEYVPGATLSERLEDGKLTAREALPLLRQLASALAHAHTQPEPIIHRDLKPDNLKLTASGEIKVLDFGLAKAVRSDFATAETADSTPLPVETFSTTHHVIQGTVPYMSPEQTLGQRQDQRTDWWAFGCIGFELLTGQRPFHSLSLDGMLKAINQDEPVWDRLPRETPPALRRLLQQCLQKEPQQRLANAVEAERWLEQAATELRKRKLGVPGFWSKAMLAGALTILAGVVVSLTPLRETARQFFAPSAPAPAPRAVTKPHLAVLPFRAGQPADARLGAGLSQMLRDSLAGSAELVVLPFADATQTEAQPAPADLLHNFGAQFLLEGEVTPTSAETLDVKLRLHKAQQPTLSDSVTGNRADFTALQTALLEKVQALLALKPSLPPFTRWFKQSAAQAQYLEALAYLQSDLTNATVEQPIQLLTKLTVSEPEATRAWAALAQAYLRKGQLTNQPRWLKEAESASTKALAREPNSSEAQLTRGYVLSALGNYEEAAKAFLQVLNQRPNELEARLGLAGVFEDKPDALQAETWYKQAATLWPNYWACYNELGAFYAEQGRYAEAHVALGRVLQLDPKNLSARINTGNALLKLGKLPEAEQTYRTLLTELKQSGTQTDGEDALLGLGTALFLQDRWQDAAEQFRLALALNPNSPTAHANLGDALSRMAGNEREALAAYSQTIALYQRSQLGPKGYGRLAEVFAKRSRVQLYEQAAQADRQRARDTVQHALQTKPEKLAVLYSAVLVHVLCGQTEQALDALELARQRGYGLDDFRFDPWLAELRQQPRYHEIVSH